One segment of Candidatus Micropelagos thuwalensis DNA contains the following:
- a CDS encoding cyclic nucleotide-binding domain-containing protein — protein MNIVEFTSLSNKPIRMIEGEIIFQAGDPALNICFVEKGRVDIITRDGNTRLRTYDAGSLFGIPEVLSGKNWPAMAIFRGFGSVRLFPGKVLLEKIDTLPVDHKNLIASLSSKAADKTR, from the coding sequence ATGAATATTGTTGAGTTTACCAGCCTCAGTAATAAGCCCATAAGGATGATAGAGGGTGAGATTATCTTTCAGGCGGGTGATCCAGCGCTCAACATCTGTTTTGTTGAAAAAGGCCGTGTGGATATCATCACGCGTGACGGCAATACTCGCTTACGTACTTATGACGCTGGTAGCCTGTTTGGTATTCCGGAAGTTTTGAGCGGCAAAAACTGGCCCGCAATGGCTATTTTTCGTGGGTTCGGAAGTGTTCGCTTATTCCCCGGTAAGGTTTTACTGGAAAAAATAGACACGCTACCGGTTGATCATAAAAATTTAATCGCTTCATTGTCTTCAAAAGCGGCTGATAAAACACGGTAG
- the hflK gene encoding FtsH protease activity modulator HflK: MPWDNQSGGPNGGNNNPWGNNPRQQGPDIDAWLNQLQENIKKYIPGGGSGSGIVLLLVGLLVLWGLSGFYRVQADEQGVVLRFGKFQAQTSPGLNYHIPWPVETVITPKVTIVNRVDIGMRGPSDSFVGGRVASRDVPEESLMLTGDENIVDVDFSVFWLINSASDFLFNIQNPEGTVKSVAESTMREIVGQNNIQPILTEQRQNTEDMVRDLMQSILDEYGAGITITQVKMQKVDPPAAVIDAFRDVQAARADQERARNEAQAYANRVVPEAQGEAFRIRREAEAYREQAVAEAEGQASRFAAVYNEYKQASDVTRQRIFLETVEKVMQRSNKIIIDQSEAGGGVIPYLPLDRLNSKTNKGDQ, encoded by the coding sequence ATGCCTTGGGACAATCAAAGCGGTGGACCGAATGGCGGCAATAATAACCCTTGGGGCAATAATCCCCGACAACAAGGGCCAGATATTGACGCTTGGTTAAATCAGCTTCAGGAAAACATCAAAAAATACATTCCCGGTGGTGGCAGTGGCAGTGGCATTGTTCTGCTGCTTGTTGGCCTTTTGGTGTTGTGGGGGCTCAGTGGGTTTTACCGTGTTCAAGCCGACGAACAAGGTGTTGTTCTCCGATTTGGGAAGTTTCAGGCGCAGACCAGCCCGGGTTTGAATTATCATATTCCATGGCCCGTTGAGACAGTGATTACCCCAAAAGTGACCATTGTAAACCGTGTGGATATTGGTATGCGTGGCCCTTCTGACAGTTTTGTTGGTGGACGAGTAGCTTCTCGCGATGTGCCGGAGGAAAGCTTAATGCTGACCGGTGACGAAAACATTGTCGATGTCGATTTTTCAGTTTTTTGGTTGATTAATTCTGCATCTGACTTCCTTTTTAACATTCAAAATCCGGAAGGCACTGTTAAATCCGTTGCTGAAAGTACGATGCGTGAGATTGTTGGGCAGAATAACATTCAGCCCATTCTTACCGAGCAACGTCAAAACACTGAGGATATGGTTCGTGATTTAATGCAATCTATTTTGGATGAGTATGGGGCTGGAATCACCATTACACAGGTTAAGATGCAAAAAGTTGACCCGCCCGCCGCGGTGATTGATGCCTTCCGCGATGTTCAGGCCGCCCGCGCCGACCAGGAGCGCGCCAGAAACGAGGCGCAAGCCTATGCTAATCGTGTCGTACCAGAGGCGCAGGGTGAAGCTTTCCGTATCCGACGTGAAGCTGAGGCCTATAGAGAGCAAGCTGTGGCCGAGGCTGAAGGCCAAGCGAGTAGATTTGCCGCTGTCTATAACGAATATAAGCAGGCGAGTGATGTAACCCGTCAGCGTATTTTCCTCGAGACAGTTGAAAAAGTGATGCAGAGATCAAACAAGATCATAATTGACCAGTCCGAGGCCGGTGGAGGGGTCATCCCCTATCTCCCGCTTGATCGCCTAAACAGTAAAACCAATAAGGGAGATCAGTAA
- a CDS encoding CoA transferase subunit A yields MTTKSSDDFSKVETPSDIISRLEDGMTIGIGGWATRRKPMALVREILKSDLKDLTLVSYGGPDVGLLCAAGKVKKLIFAFVSLDQYPLDPHFRAARQSGQIEVWELDEGMLHWGLRAAAMDLPFLPTRIGIGTDIINQPGFEFIDSPYEDGETFVAMPAINLDAALIHAHRSDVKGNILTMSPDPFFDELFSRAAPHTYASVEKIVATPELDMEANARFALLERARITAVAETPCGAHPTSAAPDYHLDLKHIKSYVESAATPEAWEAYQATYLSGTQADYVNAVGGADAIGAIAKPVY; encoded by the coding sequence GTGACCACAAAATCAAGCGATGATTTCAGTAAAGTAGAAACACCATCCGATATAATCAGCCGATTGGAAGATGGAATGACGATTGGAATTGGTGGCTGGGCGACCCGCAGGAAGCCAATGGCGCTGGTTCGCGAAATCCTTAAATCCGACCTGAAAGATCTGACACTGGTTTCATATGGTGGGCCAGATGTCGGGTTATTATGCGCTGCAGGTAAAGTTAAAAAACTGATTTTTGCTTTTGTCAGTCTCGACCAGTACCCGCTAGACCCGCATTTTCGGGCTGCCCGTCAGTCGGGTCAGATTGAAGTCTGGGAACTGGATGAGGGTATGCTGCATTGGGGGTTGCGTGCCGCGGCGATGGATTTACCTTTTTTGCCGACCCGTATCGGTATCGGTACTGATATTATTAATCAGCCGGGTTTTGAATTTATCGATAGCCCTTATGAGGATGGTGAAACGTTTGTCGCCATGCCGGCGATAAATCTTGATGCGGCATTGATACATGCACATCGGTCAGACGTTAAAGGGAATATTCTGACAATGTCCCCTGACCCTTTTTTCGATGAGCTGTTTTCGCGTGCCGCGCCTCATACTTACGCAAGTGTTGAAAAAATTGTTGCGACGCCAGAGTTGGATATGGAGGCGAATGCTCGTTTTGCACTTTTAGAGCGCGCCAGAATTACTGCTGTTGCCGAAACACCTTGTGGGGCGCATCCCACAAGTGCTGCGCCGGATTATCATCTCGACTTGAAACATATCAAAAGTTATGTCGAAAGTGCGGCAACGCCTGAAGCTTGGGAGGCGTATCAAGCAACTTATTTATCAGGCACTCAGGCAGACTATGTTAACGCTGTTGGCGGGGCTGATGCAATCGGTGCTATCGCCAAGCCGGTTTATTAG
- a CDS encoding CoA-transferase subunit beta produces MTDYNCSLAELIINACAEAWRDDGELMATGIGPLPRLGASLAKVSFNPLLQLTDGETYYADAPVPPGKRHAEPVYEGYANYDRVFSTLWGGRRHSMVSPVQLDRFGQANISTIGDRAAPKVAMLGARGFPGNSICHPNSFFIPNHSTRSLVANEVDFVCMAGYNPDRYMNGKPPKGLDLRIIVSDLCVMDFNGPEKGIRVVSLHPGVSFEQVQENTGFELSKASDTLPLTPAPSEAHMALLETLDPNNVRASVLKDNPPAIRD; encoded by the coding sequence ATGACTGATTATAATTGTTCACTGGCAGAGTTGATTATCAATGCATGTGCTGAGGCATGGCGTGATGATGGGGAATTAATGGCTACAGGCATTGGCCCTTTGCCTCGACTTGGTGCGAGCCTTGCGAAAGTTAGTTTTAATCCGCTTTTGCAACTCACCGATGGGGAAACCTATTATGCAGATGCACCCGTGCCACCGGGTAAACGCCATGCCGAACCCGTATATGAAGGCTATGCCAATTATGACAGAGTATTTTCAACTCTTTGGGGCGGGCGCAGACATTCTATGGTCAGCCCGGTTCAGCTTGATAGATTTGGACAAGCAAATATCTCCACAATAGGTGATCGCGCCGCGCCGAAAGTCGCCATGCTGGGCGCAAGGGGCTTTCCTGGTAATTCTATTTGTCATCCCAATAGCTTTTTCATTCCCAATCATAGTACCCGAAGTTTAGTGGCAAATGAGGTCGATTTTGTCTGTATGGCCGGATACAACCCAGACCGTTATATGAACGGTAAGCCACCCAAGGGGCTGGATTTGCGTATCATTGTTTCGGACCTATGTGTGATGGATTTTAACGGCCCTGAAAAGGGCATTCGTGTTGTGTCGCTTCATCCTGGCGTGAGTTTTGAGCAGGTTCAAGAAAACACTGGCTTTGAATTGAGCAAGGCTTCTGACACCTTGCCGCTGACACCAGCCCCATCCGAAGCGCATATGGCTTTACTTGAGACACTTGACCCGAATAATGTGCGTGCGTCAGTTTTGAAAGATAACCCACCCGCTATTAGGGATTAG
- a CDS encoding Mrp/NBP35 family ATP-binding protein: MSIIDEKTIIEALSSLKHPQTGQDIVSGDIVQGITIRDGNVGFLLAVHPDIAEAFESVRLACEERVRALPGVLSATVVLTAHQSAPSMSSSSSSSKGKPPPDETIPDVFNRIKSVIAVASGKGGVGKSTVAVNLAAALAQLPMEDGKLPKIGLLDADIYGPSLPKLLNVIDKPEVDETKKICPVERFGMQTMSIGYMVQEAQAMVWRGPMVQGALLQMLNDVAWPELDILVLDLPPGTGDIQLTIAQKIPVTAAIVVTTPQNLALADVRRSINMFEKTKTPILGILENMAWMSGPNGERLHPFGTGGGERIAAETLIPYLGGLVLDPALQEAADAGYPVNILAPDSIATKIFTNFAQTVRDELNNLSK, from the coding sequence ATGTCCATCATAGATGAAAAAACTATAATTGAAGCTCTTTCAAGCCTAAAGCACCCACAAACAGGTCAAGATATTGTATCCGGCGATATCGTGCAGGGCATCACGATTCGCGACGGAAATGTGGGTTTCTTGCTCGCCGTTCACCCGGATATTGCCGAGGCTTTTGAAAGTGTGCGTTTAGCCTGTGAGGAACGAGTTCGTGCCCTACCGGGCGTATTATCAGCAACCGTGGTTTTAACGGCGCATCAATCAGCACCGTCAATGTCATCATCTAGCAGTTCATCAAAAGGCAAGCCGCCGCCAGACGAGACAATTCCAGATGTTTTCAACAGGATTAAATCTGTGATAGCCGTGGCAAGCGGTAAAGGTGGAGTTGGCAAATCCACCGTCGCGGTAAATCTAGCAGCAGCACTCGCTCAGCTGCCAATGGAAGATGGGAAACTGCCCAAAATTGGACTTCTTGACGCCGATATTTATGGCCCTTCCCTACCAAAATTACTAAATGTTATCGATAAACCTGAGGTTGATGAGACCAAAAAAATATGCCCTGTCGAGCGTTTTGGCATGCAAACTATGTCTATCGGCTATATGGTGCAGGAAGCCCAAGCAATGGTTTGGCGCGGCCCTATGGTGCAAGGTGCCCTACTGCAGATGCTTAATGATGTCGCCTGGCCGGAACTTGATATTCTAGTGCTGGATTTACCGCCCGGCACCGGAGATATACAACTCACAATAGCCCAAAAAATTCCAGTAACCGCAGCTATCGTGGTGACGACACCACAAAATCTCGCCTTGGCAGATGTACGCAGGTCTATAAATATGTTCGAAAAAACCAAAACGCCTATCCTAGGGATTCTGGAAAATATGGCGTGGATGTCAGGGCCGAATGGCGAACGTCTGCATCCATTTGGTACCGGGGGTGGTGAACGCATTGCTGCAGAAACACTCATTCCGTATTTAGGTGGCCTGGTACTGGACCCGGCTTTGCAAGAAGCCGCCGATGCCGGTTATCCTGTAAACATTTTGGCTCCTGATAGTATTGCAACAAAGATTTTTACAAATTTTGCACAAACTGTTAGAGACGAATTAAATAATTTATCCAAATGA
- a CDS encoding cyclic nucleotide-binding domain-containing protein: MRLGPQTLKMLEDIPRKVIQRGDIVVANGDDCDIAHFLISGSAKCRRSRDIYETHDLLSPLEFLAYETYRSRVVAITECRIISCSKPMFRSLLDAENNLTWPLSRQIASDIVLRRSHTHEYC, encoded by the coding sequence ATGCGACTCGGTCCCCAAACATTGAAGATGCTTGAAGACATCCCAAGAAAGGTTATCCAACGCGGTGACATAGTTGTTGCTAATGGTGATGATTGCGATATCGCTCATTTTTTAATTTCTGGTTCGGCAAAATGTCGACGTAGCCGGGATATATATGAAACCCATGATCTGCTCTCTCCACTGGAGTTTCTTGCCTATGAAACCTATCGCAGCCGAGTTGTTGCTATAACCGAATGCCGGATTATCTCGTGTTCCAAGCCCATGTTCAGAAGCCTACTTGACGCCGAGAACAATCTGACTTGGCCGTTATCCCGGCAAATTGCCTCAGATATTGTTCTTCGCCGGAGTCATACGCATGAATATTGTTGA
- a CDS encoding NAD-dependent epimerase/dehydratase family protein, which produces MRLEIDTSAPVLVTGATGFLAGWVVKQLVDAGATVHATVRNPEDDSKCGHLKTLSNTSKGKIELFKADLLDDGSYAEAMKNCRVVIHTASPFITNYNDAQKDLIEPAVRGTKNVLNTACSTSSVERVVLTSSCAAICGDTIDCQDAPGGILTEDIWNTTSSASHQAYSFSKVSAEKAAWEIAEAQDKWRLVVINPGFIIGPSLSGKSTSATHDLIGGMGDGRMKSGVPAIQIGTVDVRDVADAHIRGAFLDHANGRHIIFKDIVSFLDLALMLSDKFDSSYSLPKKELPKWLVWLIGPLVDKTFSRRMISRNFGHQWRADNSKSITALGMSYTSLQSSMEEMFQQMIDQKQF; this is translated from the coding sequence ATGCGTTTAGAAATTGATACAAGCGCACCTGTGCTTGTAACTGGGGCAACAGGATTTTTAGCTGGCTGGGTAGTGAAACAACTTGTCGATGCAGGGGCAACGGTTCATGCGACAGTTCGAAACCCAGAGGATGACTCAAAATGTGGTCATCTCAAAACTTTATCTAATACCAGCAAAGGCAAAATCGAATTATTCAAAGCTGATTTGCTGGACGATGGCAGCTATGCAGAGGCTATGAAAAACTGTCGCGTTGTTATTCATACCGCCTCGCCATTTATCACCAACTATAATGATGCACAAAAAGATCTCATAGAACCGGCGGTTCGCGGCACAAAAAATGTGCTCAATACGGCCTGTTCTACATCGAGTGTTGAACGGGTTGTGCTCACAAGTTCCTGCGCTGCTATCTGTGGCGATACGATTGACTGTCAGGATGCACCCGGTGGGATATTGACTGAAGATATTTGGAACACAACTTCATCCGCTTCACACCAGGCCTATTCTTTCTCCAAGGTTAGCGCCGAAAAGGCAGCTTGGGAGATCGCTGAAGCGCAAGACAAATGGCGTTTAGTTGTTATTAATCCCGGCTTCATTATCGGCCCTTCACTTTCTGGCAAATCAACTTCGGCGACCCATGACCTGATTGGCGGCATGGGAGATGGTCGGATGAAATCCGGTGTGCCTGCCATTCAGATCGGTACAGTTGATGTACGCGACGTTGCAGACGCACATATTCGCGGCGCTTTCCTCGACCATGCCAATGGCAGACATATTATTTTCAAAGACATTGTTTCATTTCTCGACCTCGCTTTAATGCTGTCGGACAAATTTGACTCGAGTTACAGCCTGCCCAAAAAAGAATTACCAAAATGGCTTGTATGGCTCATTGGCCCATTGGTGGACAAAACATTCTCACGCAGAATGATTTCCAGAAATTTTGGTCATCAATGGCGCGCTGACAATTCAAAATCCATCACTGCACTTGGTATGAGCTACACATCGCTCCAAAGCTCCATGGAAGAAATGTTCCAGCAAATGATAGATCAAAAACAATTTTAA
- a CDS encoding sugar phosphate isomerase/epimerase family protein, producing MDTTPINLVRAAEASHCEGFCLFMQSLEVLPRMPLFNLIESPTEQRDLKAMMQTASISLDVAYPFTLAGRTEIKSFQAGLECAAFLEAEFVNALIYDRDDARREDNFLIFTEMAQQHGLKVVVEFFPGSQIMSLADALTLVSLADRPYEVGVNVDLLHLMRSGSTLEDLRAAPDAAILYAQICDAPLEPHLSREVEASAQRCLIGEGDFDVAGFMAALPSHCQMSVEIPREDAILGGQSVTQRAQQAVKSVKQI from the coding sequence ATGGATACGACCCCCATTAATTTGGTGCGGGCGGCGGAGGCTTCACATTGTGAAGGATTTTGTCTTTTTATGCAGTCGCTTGAGGTGCTGCCGCGCATGCCTTTGTTTAATTTAATTGAGAGTCCTACCGAACAACGTGATCTTAAAGCTATGATGCAGACAGCATCTATTAGTCTCGATGTGGCCTATCCCTTCACATTAGCTGGACGTACAGAAATTAAAAGTTTTCAGGCAGGACTAGAATGTGCCGCCTTTCTCGAAGCTGAGTTTGTCAATGCGCTGATTTATGATCGGGATGATGCGCGTCGTGAGGATAATTTTCTCATTTTTACTGAAATGGCTCAGCAACACGGGCTGAAAGTCGTTGTCGAGTTTTTCCCTGGCTCACAAATCATGTCATTGGCTGACGCTCTGACGCTGGTCAGCCTTGCAGATAGACCCTATGAGGTCGGCGTGAATGTTGATTTGCTTCATCTCATGCGCTCAGGATCGACGCTGGAGGATTTAAGAGCTGCGCCTGATGCCGCTATTCTCTATGCCCAGATTTGTGACGCGCCTCTTGAACCTCATCTATCGCGTGAGGTTGAAGCATCGGCGCAACGTTGCCTTATAGGTGAAGGAGATTTTGATGTTGCCGGATTTATGGCTGCATTGCCGTCGCATTGTCAGATGAGTGTTGAAATTCCGCGGGAGGACGCCATTCTTGGCGGTCAGTCCGTGACACAAAGGGCGCAACAAGCAGTGAAGAGTGTGAAACAAATTTGA
- a CDS encoding FAD-binding protein, with the protein MAEGWDKEVDVLVVGSGAGGMLNALVAASNRNDVLIIEKAPLWGGSSATSGAGIWIPGSHIAKQAGFDDNLDDAFKYIRGLSADNVPDENIRAYIDQAAPMLKWLVENTPVEYLAFPYPDYHAENPGGSPEGFRTHMPLPLNGRDLGKDVRTLRFASPAASLFGYLNWHFDETNAILYRQPGWFIGLAKSLARYWLDLPFRLTSRKDRRLTLGNALAGGLRMALKEKNVPLWLESPLVELIEADGKVEGAVVNHKGQDIRVKARKGVVLAAGGFEKNAQMREENLPLYPNAAHSGGVTSNTGDSIRAGMAIDADTMNMQSTWAAPVFYVPGEDRGRLSTIERALPGCIMVNQKGERYLNEAASYHVTGQVMARRHKEHGDGSPSWMIFDRKYRQTFPMGPLYPIVPDWFHKKGIRTILKKARTIEALAQKIDIDPSALAGTLARFNENAEKGVDPDFNRGEAAYDRMYGDPRNQPNPNLRPLSKGPYYAMPIYPGDIGTNGGLLTNDKAQVIKKNGKPIEGLYAIGNNAASSMGESYPGAGVTIGPALTFGYIAARHMSGAND; encoded by the coding sequence ATGGCTGAGGGATGGGACAAAGAAGTAGATGTATTGGTTGTCGGTTCGGGCGCGGGGGGTATGTTGAATGCTCTTGTTGCCGCCAGTAACCGAAATGATGTGTTAATTATAGAAAAAGCACCACTCTGGGGGGGGAGTTCTGCTACATCAGGCGCTGGTATTTGGATTCCCGGAAGTCATATTGCTAAGCAGGCGGGTTTTGATGATAATCTTGATGATGCTTTTAAATATATCCGTGGCTTGTCTGCAGATAATGTGCCGGATGAAAACATCCGCGCCTATATCGATCAAGCGGCGCCGATGCTGAAATGGCTTGTAGAAAATACCCCAGTAGAATATTTAGCATTTCCATATCCAGACTATCATGCTGAAAATCCGGGCGGGTCACCGGAGGGTTTTAGAACCCACATGCCCCTACCTTTAAATGGGCGCGATTTAGGCAAAGATGTGAGAACGCTTCGTTTTGCCAGCCCGGCTGCCAGCTTGTTCGGTTACCTTAACTGGCATTTTGATGAGACCAACGCCATTCTCTATCGCCAGCCTGGTTGGTTTATCGGTTTGGCTAAAAGTCTTGCGCGTTACTGGCTGGACTTGCCTTTCCGTTTGACATCACGCAAAGACCGCCGTTTGACATTGGGTAATGCTCTGGCGGGTGGTTTGCGCATGGCACTGAAAGAAAAAAACGTACCGCTTTGGCTCGAGTCGCCACTGGTTGAACTCATTGAGGCGGATGGCAAGGTAGAAGGTGCAGTTGTGAACCACAAAGGTCAGGATATTCGGGTTAAAGCGCGTAAAGGTGTTGTTCTGGCGGCTGGGGGTTTTGAGAAAAACGCTCAGATGCGGGAAGAGAACCTTCCACTTTATCCAAATGCTGCTCATTCGGGTGGTGTTACCTCTAATACGGGAGATAGCATTCGGGCTGGCATGGCGATTGACGCCGATACGATGAATATGCAGTCAACATGGGCTGCGCCTGTGTTTTATGTGCCTGGTGAAGACAGAGGCAGATTATCAACGATAGAACGTGCTTTACCCGGCTGCATCATGGTCAACCAAAAGGGTGAACGTTATCTCAATGAAGCCGCTTCTTATCATGTTACTGGGCAGGTTATGGCGCGCCGGCATAAAGAGCATGGTGATGGTTCGCCAAGCTGGATGATTTTTGACCGTAAATATCGTCAGACATTTCCGATGGGACCGCTTTATCCGATTGTACCGGACTGGTTTCATAAAAAGGGCATCAGAACGATTTTAAAAAAAGCCAGAACGATTGAAGCTTTGGCGCAAAAAATCGATATAGACCCGTCTGCTTTGGCTGGCACGCTGGCGCGTTTTAATGAAAATGCAGAAAAAGGTGTGGATCCTGATTTCAATAGAGGTGAAGCTGCTTATGACCGTATGTATGGTGACCCGCGAAACCAACCTAATCCGAATTTGCGTCCGCTCTCGAAAGGGCCCTATTACGCCATGCCGATCTATCCGGGTGATATCGGTACTAATGGCGGTCTTTTGACCAATGACAAGGCGCAAGTCATTAAGAAAAATGGCAAGCCGATTGAAGGCTTGTATGCCATTGGGAACAATGCGGCATCTTCAATGGGAGAGAGCTATCCAGGCGCAGGGGTGACAATTGGTCCTGCTTTGACATTCGGGTACATAGCTGCCCGGCATATGTCTGGTGCAAATGACTAA
- a CDS encoding bacteriorhodopsin-like — protein MSKFFNKISLMAFLSFIMLPSMSQAATLNPGDLVGISFWVISIAMVAATVFFLWEAMRIGGKWSTSLTVAALVTLIAAVHYFYMRDIWVASGDSPTVYRYVDWILTVPLQMVEFYLILAAVGVVAGRVFWHLLIGTLIMLLGGYFGETGVLSPVVGFVIGMAGWVYILYYIFSGEAAKSAENAPAAVQSAFNTMRLIVLVGWAIYPLGYVLGYMMGSVDAASLNGIYNVADFVNKIAFGLMIWSAANSQS, from the coding sequence ATGTCTAAATTCTTTAACAAGATAAGCCTCATGGCTTTTCTGTCTTTTATTATGTTGCCAAGCATGTCTCAAGCGGCAACACTAAACCCAGGTGACCTTGTTGGTATTTCTTTCTGGGTTATCTCAATTGCAATGGTTGCTGCTACTGTCTTCTTTCTTTGGGAAGCAATGCGCATCGGGGGTAAGTGGTCTACTTCCTTGACAGTTGCTGCATTAGTTACACTGATTGCTGCCGTTCACTATTTCTACATGAGAGATATTTGGGTTGCTTCTGGCGATAGCCCAACAGTTTACCGTTATGTTGACTGGATTCTTACAGTGCCACTACAAATGGTTGAGTTTTACTTGATCTTGGCTGCTGTTGGTGTCGTTGCAGGAAGAGTATTCTGGCATCTTCTTATTGGTACCCTAATAATGCTTCTTGGTGGTTACTTCGGCGAAACAGGAGTACTTTCTCCTGTAGTTGGTTTTGTTATTGGTATGGCAGGTTGGGTATACATCCTGTATTACATCTTCTCTGGTGAAGCTGCAAAATCTGCCGAAAATGCTCCTGCAGCTGTTCAATCCGCCTTTAATACTATGAGACTTATTGTACTTGTAGGTTGGGCAATTTATCCTTTGGGTTACGTACTTGGATACATGATGGGCTCTGTGGATGCAGCTTCCTTGAACGGTATCTACAACGTAGCAGATTTTGTTAATAAAATTGCATTCGGATTGATGATTTGGTCAGCAGCTAACTCACAATCATAG
- a CDS encoding MFS transporter produces the protein MNSPSPHNPPYPSRRYAWFVVFLLIIASLVAFMDRQIVAIVVGPMQRDLGVGDTQIGWLYGIHALFYAFAAIPIASLADTRSRKHIIAIGVFFWSLMTVICGLTKNYTQIFLARIGVGVGEATLTPSTTSLIGDYFPREDVPLAMSIFQAGPIIGTGIAFIVGGFVLQLVEGASPLVLPIIGELAPWQQTFLYLGVPGILLAFVMLLIREPVRRPSESKIEGATNTEELIAFYRDNSKTIIFHHIGNLSLLMTGFAFVFWSITFFVRVHDMDASHASQIFGWIYIFFGPLGPLLIAYFAKHQSKKGHYDANMTAGMLGGIITIPTILLIQIAPSPLWAFIFYAPALAAVNSPFGIAAGALPVITPPHLRARVTAVYMLTGAIGMMFGPPLAGAFNEFIFPGADGVRYSMITMTCFFGLLGVLFLHLGRKHYALSMKNAEGRDGA, from the coding sequence ATGAACAGCCCAAGTCCTCATAACCCGCCCTACCCATCCAGACGATATGCCTGGTTTGTTGTTTTTCTTCTCATCATCGCATCTCTTGTGGCCTTCATGGATCGCCAGATTGTCGCCATCGTTGTTGGCCCCATGCAACGCGACCTTGGCGTCGGAGACACTCAAATTGGTTGGCTATACGGTATCCATGCTTTGTTTTATGCTTTTGCCGCCATTCCAATTGCCAGCCTCGCAGATACGAGAAGCCGTAAACATATTATTGCAATTGGGGTATTTTTCTGGTCGCTCATGACGGTCATTTGCGGATTGACCAAAAATTATACGCAAATATTTCTTGCACGCATTGGTGTAGGGGTTGGTGAGGCAACTCTGACACCGTCAACAACATCACTTATTGGCGATTATTTCCCTCGTGAAGATGTACCGCTTGCAATGAGCATTTTTCAGGCTGGGCCGATCATCGGTACTGGGATTGCCTTTATCGTTGGCGGCTTTGTGCTTCAATTAGTTGAGGGTGCCTCCCCTCTGGTTTTGCCAATAATTGGCGAACTTGCGCCCTGGCAACAGACATTCCTCTATCTCGGCGTGCCGGGGATTTTGCTGGCTTTTGTGATGCTGCTTATTCGCGAACCCGTACGCCGCCCCTCAGAAAGTAAAATCGAAGGAGCGACAAATACCGAGGAACTGATTGCATTTTATAGAGACAATTCAAAAACTATTATTTTCCATCATATCGGCAATCTTTCACTTTTAATGACGGGCTTTGCTTTTGTATTCTGGAGCATAACTTTTTTCGTTCGTGTGCACGACATGGATGCTTCCCATGCCTCACAAATATTTGGGTGGATTTACATTTTCTTCGGCCCACTTGGCCCATTACTCATTGCCTATTTTGCAAAACATCAAAGCAAAAAAGGTCATTATGACGCCAATATGACGGCGGGCATGCTGGGTGGCATCATCACTATCCCAACTATTCTGCTTATTCAAATTGCCCCATCACCCCTTTGGGCATTTATATTTTACGCCCCTGCCCTTGCTGCCGTGAATTCACCCTTTGGCATTGCTGCAGGAGCTTTACCGGTAATTACACCACCACATCTGAGAGCCCGTGTAACTGCGGTATATATGCTTACAGGTGCTATTGGGATGATGTTTGGTCCACCGCTAGCAGGGGCATTTAATGAATTTATTTTCCCAGGCGCGGACGGAGTGCGCTATTCAATGATCACTATGACCTGTTTCTTCGGATTACTTGGGGTTTTATTTTTGCATTTGGGGCGCAAACATTACGCCCTTTCCATGAAAAATGCTGAAGGCAGGGATGGAGCTTAG